Genomic segment of Panicum virgatum strain AP13 chromosome 9N, P.virgatum_v5, whole genome shotgun sequence:
cttttgatagatatattttaaaaactcaaatgttcacaaatgatagctatatttgctaatggcatgggctgtggcaataaatagcactggtaacgaggagtttccagttaaagcattggaggaccaacaaaaaagtccgtgttgtatttattatatgataagtaaagttgttttccttggtcattgtgtcaagatgaaatatagctatcaaaagtgaacggagggagtagcctCAAACAGCAAGTCAGCAACAGCTCAACGCCTCGAGCTCCATTCGTGCATGTGACGATCACCAAAGAATCCCTGTGGTTTTGGCGGTGGCGTGCTACAGCCCTTGTTCAGAGAAAGTGGCTAGCCGGCCGGCAGCCGGAGCCTCCCCTTTGACGCGAGtctttgaagaaaaaaaaaagtgcagAAAAACCCGCGTGCTGACGTGCTGTGCAGGCGCGGGGagaggcgccgcccgccggccggtgGACGAAAAGCTGCAAAAGGCCGGGACGAAAAGCCAGGCGGCGTCGCTTTCCGCGCGTCCTCTCGCGCGGCCGTGATCGACGGACGGCCCGATGCGGCCGAGCGGCACCTGCCGGAATCCCCatccggcggccggcgtcggTTTGGCGGTTGCCGGCCTACCCGCAGTCGGTCCCTGTCCTCCAGATTCGTGCTAGCTACAGTAAAAACCTACTCCGAAATCAGTCGCCCAGGGATTGGGGCTCTTTGTGGCGCGGCGCGCTCTACGCTCACTGTGCTGTGGGGCCGACGGCTTTTGTGCGGGCGTCGTGGGCCCACTGTCATCGACGTGCTGCAGGTTTTTTGAAACATGGAGCCTTTTGTTTTTGCACgccgttttttttttctttccaccGAGTCATGGGGTTGGCTGACTAGGCTGGTCTAACTGTGGCTGTCGGCATTTTTTGTTTTGCAAGAACGCAAAACCGCACCCCCACTTGCATatttttttgttccataatCCCTTGTCTCTCAAACGCTGCAGGCGCTTGTTTGTTATGCTGATACACTATGAGCAGATAAATTTGAATAAGTTTGTCTGCTTGCTGATTATTTTGAAGTTTAAATGCGTCTATTGAAGCATTTGTCTAAATTATAACAAATTGAGTTATACAAATAAATGATACGTGAAGTATCGCTCCTATATATTTGTCCTAATTATGCCGGGACTATTTTTAGTATTTTTTCGGGAGTACACATAGCTTATCTTCTGCTGGTAGTGTTCCCGGAACAATGCTCACAACTGGCAAAGAACAAAATACCATTCTCTCAGGGGGCATCATCACCAcaagtattttttttaacttaCCCTGGAAGACAATCTGACACGTGCAAACTTGCCATTAGCGCTAGAGAAGAAACCGAGGACGGTAGTTTATGGTCAATTGTCAAATCCCCTCCCATATTTTCCCCAACGTTAGATAGACGGTGTGACACCTAACCCATCTCTCAACCTTCATCCTCTCAGCTATAAAGAGGGGGGCCATCGCATGCCACCGAGCTGTAGcccggtggtggagggcgggCTTGGTCTCAGTGCATGGCCATTCTTCCCTCTCTACCTTAGACAGCAGCTGGAGGAAGACAACATCTTCTCCAGTCTCCACACAAGAATAGatagagcttcttcttcctcgtttTTTTtcgttcttcttttcttttctccgtttctttctcttcttcttgatCTAAAGCCGCTGCATCGATCAATCCTAGCATCCTTGCTGTTTTTCTTCCCCAAGGATCTCGCTAGCTTCTTCTTGCAGTTTTCACTCAAACTAATACAGTTCTTTCAGCTTTTAACCTTCTCAGCAGTTCTCCTTTTGATTTCCTTTTCCCTTCAGCAATCCCAACGGAAACCTGTGTCTTTCTTGGAGCAAAATAGCGCAGAGAGACCTAAGAAGTAAGACCTTTCATCCCAGATCAACAAGATGGAAAACGTTCTCTTTGATCGATCGTCTGGAAGCCTCGAGTTCCCCAAGACGAGGTCCCTCGGCCGCAGCCGGCGGGGGCTCggcgcgaggccggcggcgccgggcggcgcgtACAGCTCCTTCCCGATGCTCCAGCCATACAACCACCTGCACAACGGTGGCGCGTGGACCTCCGCTCCGGCGCTTCCGTACGCGAGGCCTCCGATATACTCGTCGCCATCTCTGCCTCTCCTACCGTCCAACCAACCGCCGCTCCTGCCACTCCCACCCGCCGCCACCAAGTACGCCACTTTCCCCTGCCTACCAGCAGCtccgcccccgccaccgccggcgccacgCGCCGGCCGGAGCGCAGCGGTAACCACCAcagttccagcagcagcagcagcgccagcaccTGCGCGGCGTGAGAGggacaggaggaggaggccggcaaggccgccgccgccgtcgacggcgGAGGCGCCCAGGGCGCAAAAAAAGAAGCCGTTGGAGCGGGCGACGCCTCTGCCGCCCGCGCCGGTGGTGAACGAGGCGCTGGACGACctcgagcaggaggtggccagGAACTTCGTCCAGGAACTGCTGCACGCGCTCGCGCCGCCACCCAGCAGCCTGCCGATGCCCAGGTTCTCCCTcgtcatgaaagcgtcccctgCCACGGCCTccagggcggtggcggtgccGGCCGCGCCGTCCTGCAACGtggaggccgccaccgccgacggcATCCACGGCCTCCTCCGCCTGTAGGAGAGAAGCAAGGCTTCTCCGCCGCGTTTGGTATTCTCTAGAATATTTCCCtccaatattatttttttttggcCGGGAAAATTAAATGCGTCCCAAAGGTAGGAAAAAAATATTGGGAGAAAATATGTGATGCTCGAGCTATGGTCGGTCGAGTTGTCCGTAGTGTGACTGTGATGGTGGCGTTGGATGGATGCTATCTCTGGCGGTGCAAaagcgagaggaagaagacgatGTCTGCTAATGAGGTTAGTTTGTGGAAGACGCCATGTGGTAGATATCTAGGGTTTTACGTGATGTCTTCCGACGTAAGTACGTAACTATATGTACGACGCAGCACTTCTTTTCTTGATTGGGTGATGGGTTTTTGAATTACCTTGTATCAAGAGATTACTACATGTATGGTGTATGCAAGTGATGGCGTGGCTTTACTTATATATATACAAAAAAAATGTGTGCTTGCAGAATATTGAAGTGTGGAAAATGTTGCTTCCTTGTGATCTAATCCACCTGTATTAAATATGTCATGAAAGCGGCAAGAATTCACGTGCATTGTTAATTTGTTATGGATCGAGAAAATTATAGTCTTGATGCTCGTTTATTTTGTAATCTCCTCCAAACTAGTACTTGTGACCTTTTTCCTTCAAATTTCTTAATGCTTTTATTATGTGTTTTGAGCGCATGGGAAATGGAATGTTATTATGTGTTTTGAGCACTTGGAATGGAAGACAACAGACACATGTTTGATGATTGATGAACATTAGATAACCTCTTAATTAAATTTGTTACTTTGTACTGTCCTGGGCTTACCAAGTGACCATGCGAACAAATATACCGACAACCGTGTGCGAGGCTTGTGCTAGACTGATGAAGCATTTATAGTGAACAGTTTTGTATGTACTCCAATAGCAAGGGATGAAAAAAAATTTtgaatcttttcaaaaaaagaaaagtttgTTTGAAGCAGAGAGCCGAATTAGCTCTTCAAATGGGGAAAAGATTGGTCCTTCACACGGCCGTCGACGAGGGTGTGCAAGGTGGGCGGCTGCACAGGCCCCCTAAATTTGGGGCCCCCAAATTAAATGCTGCTGTGCATGCTGGTTTTatcagagagagaaaaaatccAATGCCTGCCCCTTGGTCTGCCTACTCCAGTAGCGAGTAGCGTCGACCCCCAGTCCGCCCGTCGCCCAAGCTTCTGTGCCGTGTCGATCGTAACTCCTGAGTTTCGATCCTGTCTAGCCTAATTTATGCTTATCcgctcctctctcttttttttattcattCCTCGTCTTCCAATGAATTTCTAGGGCTCAAGGCATCATGCAATACACACTCCATTATTACTGATTCATGGTAAGTTTACTTTTAAAAAGTTCATGGTTAAGTGAGTTGATACTTGATCGATTAATCAATGACACAATTCAGCAATTATTTTATCACTTGATTAGTTTCTATAATTGCCCCTGTAATTCATCTAACTATTGTCAACATTTAGCAATATCCTATAGACTAATTGCGGAATTTCCAGTGATATAAATTGCTCCAAAATTTACTATACGAATGATTCCTTTTAGTACAACATGAGATCGATACAATGTTTATGCATGCAACAATataaatctattatcttattatttggccaacaaacggagcctccacgttcgctctcaagacctaaaaatttccacattaatcggagaaaaatagaaaaataaaaattacccatcactgtcattacgataaaaattagcctaaaatacccctatacctaattaaaaatcacccactaatgccattatgaaaaattaaatataaaaccaTTTAGCTATATACATTTACAAACGACAATAAGAattattatatgcataatattattaaagcttaacaaatcaaattgttattataggtagatcatatttgaattattttagccaataataagacataatttacgataacgaagagggtgatgtatggtaaaaaaaaatagtataatctttatgtaacgatacaacgacatgcaaatttttgaattttcaatactagccacgcaaatgcgcgggctatacgcctagttgaAACCTATTTTAGGACCCCCATTTTAATTTCGCTCCAGGGCCCCAAATTTTTGGAGACGGCCCTGGTCCTTCAGAAGCTTATTCTCTGTATTTTTATCGGGTTATAAGTTTTTGTTAGTACTAACTTATGTTTTTTCTTCTCCGATAACCCAACAGAGTATATCGatattttttttgagagaaTGAGTAGATCGATATTACAAGAAGATAACATATAGATCTATATTGTTAAATGTAAGCTACATTAATTTGTAAAATAAAACAATGGACCTACGAGGATCTGAATTTGACAATTAAACATCGCAAAAAAAGGTTTTGACAATTAGGGAAAATTATAACATTGGAATATAATGCCCGCTTATCATGTTAAAACTGAAATGTTTAAGCTCGCCTACAACTGCGTACGGGAAAATGGAATATGCCCGCGGCGTGAACGCGTTCGACCGGTTGCCCCTCCGGCCTCCGCGCGCGAACCAAAAGGAGTGTCCACGGGCTGGGTCACGGTCGTCGTGTCGAGTTcgttctgggcggcggcgcgaccgcGGCCGGCGCACGCCGAACACCATCTCCGGGTCAGCTCGCGCGCCCCGTCTACACGGCGGCGACCGTCGACGTCCCCCTCCGACACGAGACGGATGGTGCGGCCACTGCGATCGACGGATAGATGGGCTGAGCACGCGAACGTCTTGAGTTGCTGCGTGCCCCGTCGCGCGGTGTCGACGCCGTCCGCCGCGGTCGCGCCGGTAGCTGGCGTCGGCTTAGCTGTTGAAGACAAACGCGCGTGCGATATGATATCGATGCCTGCACAGTCCGGTCCAACTTCCAACTTGCGTGACGGGGTCGCCACCGGCCAGAATGGTGTGCGAGGTCCATCTATCCGTCATGGTCCCACAACTCAGAAGGGCTTCGCACCGGTTCAGGCTCTCAGCTTAGCCTGGATGTGAATTTGCTTCTTCATATAATTCAACTAGTTAAGCTCCGACGGTAAGGACAGATCAAGTCACCACCGAAAAAAGAAAGAATTCTTCTATTGCTTTTAGAATATATATTGGCATCATTATGCATTGCATTTCTTCTAAGTGAATACAGATGGGAGGgtgggaaagaaaaggaaaaggagagaAGGAATCACCTAGTGATCAGATAATGACAGGACAATTAATCCAAAACAAGAGCTCGCCTTGGCAGCATTCAAATGCTGCAAGCAAAGGCACTAGGCAGCTCAAGATGCCGGTAGGAACTCAATTCCCAGGCACCATATGCTTCCCACATTTTGCGGGTATGGTGGCATATATCATACATTCATATCTTCTCGGCTTGTTCTACCGCTGCTCCCGTCCGGAAGCGACGAGGAGGAGAACCGGTGATACCTGTAGTTATCCAAGGACAACACAGGCTGCTGCGGATTCAGAGTTGGTGGCGGTGCGAGGTTCCTCTGAGCTGgaagtaggggtggtaaagggcccaacattttgaactagaaaatttaAGGATCGGatcctaaaagggccgggctctaaacatatgtatttttgaactaaaaattttaagggctttattgggctgtgaagaggccattagggccatggcccattaccacccctagctggAAGTGGGACTACTCCATTGTACAAAAAGCCCTCACCACTAAGGctgcaaaaataaataaagagaaCTATAGATAAGTACACGACCTCTGCATTTTTGCTATCTACACCAGAATTGTGCCCCAGCCAAATGAATTAATAAGCATTCCCATTTCTTCATCATTTTATTTGGTTCGTTTGAGTTTTCCTTTTTAGGGTGTCTCTTTCATGTTAGGCACGCTCACCTTTTCCTTTGGAAGCTATCCGTGCCATCTCCAAGAGTCTCTACAGGAAGGATGGTATCTTCTCTTGGAGTAAGAGACCAGGGACTTGGGGCAGGAGGCTCATTTGAAAAGTATCTTCTCCTGATCAACTGAAAGATGTGGTTTAACAGCATTAAACGTGAAATTCATGGAGCGGAGAAAATAAATCAATGAAACTCGTCTGTACAAACCATGCGGAAAAACTTGATCAGTGCTTCTTTGTCATATCTTGCTTGCTTGGCAGCCTGGAATCAATAAATATATAGTACTGCATCACGTTCGATAAGCATAAACAGAGTGCAAGTAAAAGTCAGATGGGAGTAGGACAATAAGAGATCTAACCGACAGGAGGCCAGAGTTCCCAGGAAAGCTCTCTGTGAGTGGGAGTTCTTCACTACACCGAAGAAGGCCCTGCTTCTCAGCCCAGTGGCGAGCAAGATCAACAAGATTCCCGCTGCTTGCTCTTGTACCATCTCTTGGCACAAGATCCACTTTATTAGCGATTACCAGATAAGGCACTGGAAGTCCTCCAGGTCCACCAGATCCGAGTGGAGCTAAGAAGGTGCCCGTTTCAGCAACTTCAACAGCCCATTTACTCAAGTTTGACTTGGACTTCCTCTGAGAAAGGTCATAAACAAATATGACCCCTGATGGACAAAGTCAGAAATAGTGAGTTCAAATGCTTACAGTATTGATAGATAAGAAGCACAAAACTAAAGAGGGCAGAGGTTTCTCTAAATTAGAGGCTCTGGTAGCTAGCAGATTGAAGTCGGAAGAAATTTAGAGCCAAATTATAAATAAACCAGAGCCCTGACAGAAAAGTATAGAAATACAGAGGGTGCCGATCAAGAACTGTTACGAGTAGACTATGCAGAGAAGAGCTACTGAGTTTTTAGATTCAAACGTCAATTGAAAGTATCAAATGCTCACGTAGGAAAAGACTGCCAAAATCAAGCTGTGATGCTTACAAAGATACAGGGCATAGACAGTAATATGTTGCTAATAAGAAGAGACATGGCATGTACCGTTGATTTGTGTATAGAAAATTGACCGACATGCTTTGTATCGTTCGTGTCCTGAGACATCCCAAAGCTCAACAAAGAAATTCCTTTCAGCATCACTGACATTACTGGATGAACCACCTGTACTACCATAAGTAATATGCTGAAATGACAAAGAGTACAAAATCTAAGTTAGGCATAAATTGCAAAACATACAAGTTTTTTCTCGAACATGTAGGCGAGCTGCACATCATTGTATTAATAGGTAGAAAAAAAGTTCGGATACACGCAGGAACATGCAGGAAACCTACAAGTGAGGAAAGAACAGAAAATGTACTTACTTTAATGCCCACTGTGCATCCTACTTTTTGTGCTGGCAGAGCAACACCAGAACCTTTTAAAATGAGATGAACCAGTGAAGATTTCCCAACACCTGAGAATAGAGAAAAGTTGAGGACAAAGCGTACAACTGAAGCACTATAGCCAGCAGTGTAAAATTCAGAAACATGCAATTGTATTGTAGAGGTTCAGTTGCCAATTCTTCGGCGCAAAATATCACCTCCATACAGAAATAGCATACATGCCCGATTGAAAAGTCACAAAATTGCCAATGAAGCTCTCAAGTTTGAACTGGAGCCAGGCCATGTGCCCGTATCATTATCAATATCTGCTGTAGTAATTGTAGTGTTGTTTTCATAGAATTGAATGGTTTTTTCATTCACTCGGGTTTTATTAGAaacctcttttttcttttcttgcctACTGATTCATGTACTTGTTAGGTCCAGAATTCGATCCTAGCACACTTACCAAGTCAGGCTACTACCAGTCTACCACTTAACTGGTTCTTATTTGGTATTTCTTCTTAAAAATGAAATATGTGCACTGAATATTCTCCAAACAAAAGAAATTTAACAAAGCTCAGTTTGATCTATGCTATTTCAAACCTTTTAGCTCGTAATATGATGGAAAGCAGGATAAGGAACTCAATCTTAAGAGATATTACAGTTATTTAAAAAGGTGCTAGATGAATAAGAAATTAAAGAAGATGGTGTTGCAGGTACTCTTACAGATCTTCTGAAGGATCAAGTTTCCAGGCTAAAGACAAACTAGCTCCAAGATGGATTCAATCTCAGAATACATGCAACAGACCAACAGTGCACCACTGATAAAAGTGTGGGCCTGATGCCCTGATGAATAATTAAATCACCGAACACCAAAACTGGAACATTGGCTGTTGGCACTTGAGATACTGCTTTCAAGTATGATGAATTCAGTGACTATATGATGACGGTTCCCATTCCACAGTTCAGAAAATCCGAGTCTCCACAAGGCAAACAAATGTGTCGGCCTTAGTATGGTTTTGATTCTACTGATCCCATGCTCCTCTACTGATACTACTGCACCTATATATGTCGTCCAATTCTCTACGTCAAAGAAGCCCAAAGGTTTACACCTTCAAGCAGAGCTACACCATCCTGAAATATTTTCAATATAGGTTTAGGAATATGACGTTCTGTTTTTTTAAGAATTCCAGGTATCACCCGTCAGATTGCATTGCATCAAGGACCACCAGGTTCGAACTTCGAACATATTACATCGCCGAGCTAACAGCAGGCCGTCACAGTTTTGAGTTCAGACTACCAGGATCACTGATTCAAAAAGCTTCAGGCTCTGTTTAATTCTGAATTTTATGAACAAGTCATTTCATATCGTACTCTAACAAGACCACAAAATGGACAATGCAGAATCGGTCAAATCAGTGCCCTACTCGTGTTCCCAGATTCTCCTAATTACGCCAAGTATCAGGTTCTAGCCTTCCATGACAAGTTGCAAAAGGCACACCTGAATCACCGACGATGAGGACGCGCACTTGGCCGAAGGGCCCCACGCCGCTCTGATcccggccgctgccgctgctgctccggctGCCGCTATCCTTCCAaaacatcgccgccgccgccgcccgcggcacGAACCCCACGGCACCGACGAAACGCCCCGATGTTTAGTGTTCGGGTTGGGATCGCCGGATCGGCCTCGACGAGACCCGCCCGCACCGAGCGCAATTCGACGCGCCGGCCCGGAGGAGGCGGGATTCCGGGAAGCAAAGGGATCAGGGGACGGCTCTCTCAGGCGAGGGTCCGAGCACCGACAGCGGAGGCCGTGAATGGCCGTGACCGGGTGGCCAAAGAAGACATGAATCTCCACTGTTTTCCTTTCGGTTTAAGCCTTCAAGGTGATTACACTCTACGAGTACGATTGACTGGCAATAAAATATGTGGAGTGCACTTAGATCGTGGGCACGTGATGCCCAAACTTAGTCAACTCAGATTTTGTGCTCGTCGGATCGCTCGACGATTTTTTTTCCGACAAAAAGAGAAAGATTTGGCTCGATTTGTTGCCTTGCGGCCAAACGCGCAGCGCGGTTAGGTTCAACAGCACAATCCCGTGCGTGCGGCAGAACATGGAAGCACGATCGTTTTTGCACGATGGAATATACAAAAGGTGAAAAAGAAGAAACACATTTGCCAGACTATATGATGTGGAAGAGACCCGCTCAGATGATTTACATGTTAGATCACAAATGATTCTGTAGGGTCAGTCATCATGGTACATATGAACATGATAAATCAGCTCGCCAAAATGAACGAATTGACACCTGCCTAACATTTGGTGAGAACGATCCTACTGCATTGCCTGCTCCAGCCTTCAGCAGCCGCATCAGtgatcaatcaaaataaaaaaggagCTTGCTCGATTGAACATGCTGCTTCAGGATGTGGTCACTGAAAAATCGGGTGCTGCCTTTTTCGACCTCAGATTTGG
This window contains:
- the LOC120691893 gene encoding vegetative cell wall protein gp1-like yields the protein MENVLFDRSSGSLEFPKTRSLGRSRRGLGARPAAPGGAYSSFPMLQPYNHLHNGGAWTSAPALPYARPPIYSSPSLPLLPSNQPPLLPLPPAATKYATFPCLPAAPPPPPPAPRAGRSAAVTTTVPAAAAAPAPARRERDRRRRPARPPPPSTAEAPRAQKKKPLERATPLPPAPVVNEALDDLEQEVARNFVQELLHALAPPPSSLPMPRFSLVMKASPATASRAVAVPAAPSCNVEAATADGIHGLLRL
- the LOC120690532 gene encoding small GTPase LIP1-like — its product is MFWKDSGSRSSSGSGRDQSGVGPFGQVRVLIVGDSGVGKSSLVHLILKGSGVALPAQKVGCTVGIKHITYGSTGGSSSNVSDAERNFFVELWDVSGHERYKACRSIFYTQINGVIFVYDLSQRKSKSNLSKWAVEVAETGTFLAPLGSGGPGGLPVPYLVIANKVDLVPRDGTRASSGNLVDLARHWAEKQGLLRCSEELPLTESFPGNSGLLSAAKQARYDKEALIKFFRMLIRRRYFSNEPPAPSPWSLTPREDTILPVETLGDGTDSFQRKSLSGEGFLYNGVVPLPAQRNLAPPPTLNPQQPVLSLDNYRYHRFSSSSLPDGSSGRTSREDMNV